Below is a window of Candidatus Equadaptatus faecalis DNA.
AGCACGTAGGCGTAGTCTGCGGCGTTCAGGGCGCCGAACGCGTTCTGTTCGACAAGGAGCACCGTTTTTCCCTCGCGGTTGATTTCCTTTATGATTTCAAAAACTTCCTGAACAAGCAGCGGCGCAAGTCCCAGCGACGGTTCGTCCATCATTACAAGCTCTGGATTGCTCATAAGCGCGCGGGCAAGCGCAAGCATCTGCTGCTCGCCTCCTGAGAGCGTTCCTCCCGGCTGCCAGCTGCGTTCTTTGAGACGGGGGAAAAGCTCAAAGGCTTTTGCAATTGATTTTTCTACTTCGTCCGCCTTGCGCTGATATCCGCCGAGCTTCAGATTTTCAAGCACCGTAAGGTGCGGGAATATTCTGCGCCCCTCCGGACAGAGCGCGACACCGGCTTTCAGGATGTCCTCAGGCGTCTGCGTCGTAAGCTCCCTGCCGTTCCAGCTTATGCTTCCGGAGGCTTTTACAAGTCCGGCTGCGGCGCGGAGCGTTGAGCTTTTTCCGGCTCCGTTTGCCCCGATAAGCGTAACGATTTTTCCTTTCGGGACTTCAAGCGATATGCCGCGCACCGCTTCTATGCCGCCGTAACGGATTGCAAGCTGTTCAATTTTAAGCATTTGCCGCTGCCTCCTTTCCGAGGTAGGCTTCCAAAACCTTGGGATTGCTGCGGATTTCAGCCGGCGTTCCTTCGGCTATCAGTCTGCCGTAGTCAAGAACACGGATCCATTCCGAAATGCCCATGACAACTTTCATGTCGTGTTCAA
It encodes the following:
- a CDS encoding ABC transporter ATP-binding protein produces the protein MLKIEQLAIRYGGIEAVRGISLEVPKGKIVTLIGANGAGKSSTLRAAAGLVKASGSISWNGRELTTQTPEDILKAGVALCPEGRRIFPHLTVLENLKLGGYQRKADEVEKSIAKAFELFPRLKERSWQPGGTLSGGEQQMLALARALMSNPELVMMDEPSLGLAPLLVQEVFEIIKEINREGKTVLLVEQNAFGALNAADYAYVLETGRITLQGTGQELLHDKRVIDAYLGG